Below is a window of Candidatus Binatia bacterium DNA.
TGATATATACACCTGCCCGCCGGTGGTGCCGAAGTAGACGCCGCACTTATCGAGCGAGTCGACCGCCATCGCGTCGCGCAGGACATTGACGTAGCAGTCGCGCTGTGGCAGGCCTTTCGTGAGCGCCTCCCACTCGTTGCCGCCGGTCCGGCTGCGATACACGCGCAGCTTGCCGTCGGGCGGAAAATGCTCCGCGTCGCTCTTGATCGGCACGACGTAGACGGTTTCCGGCTCGTGCGCGTGCACGTCGATCGGGAAGCCGAAGTCGGTCGGCAAGTTGCCGCTGATCTCGCGCCACGACTCGCCGCCGTCGTCGCTGCGCAAGACGTCCCAATGCTTCTGCATGAACAAAACGTTCGGACGCGACCGGTGCATCGCGATGCGGTGAACGCAGTGGCCGACCTCGGCCGTCGGATCGGGAATGTAGAGCGAGTGCAGGCCGCGGTTGATCGGCTTCCAGGTCTTGCCGGCGTCGTCGGTGCGGAACGCGCCGGCAGCCGAGATGGCGATGAAGATTCGATTCGGGTCGCGCGGATCAAGAAGGATCGTGTGCAGGCACATCCCGCCCGCTCCGGGTTGCCATTTGGGCCCGGTTCCGTGGCCGCGCAATCCTGCGAGCTCGTGCCAGCTCTTGCCGCCATCGGTCGAGCGGAACAAGGCGGCGTCTTCCACCCCGGCGTACACCGTGTCCGCATCCTTCAGCGATGGTTCGAGATGCCAGACGCGCTTGAACTCCCACGGGTGCGGCGTGCCGTCGTACCACTGGTGTGTCGTGAGAGGCTTGCCGGTTTCAGGCGACGTGTCGTAAACGAACTTGTTGCTCTCGGCTTTGGGCATGCCCTCCGGGGTGGTGGTGGGTTCGCCGGCGGGTGTGCCGGGTTGGTGCCAGGTCTTGCCGCCGTCATCCGAGCGTTGAATGATCTGCCCGAACCAGCCGCTCGACTGCGACGCATATATGCGATTCGGATCGGCGGGCGATCCCTTCAAGTGGTAGATCTCCCAGCCCGCGAAGTGAGGGCCGCTGACATTCCACTTCTCACGTTTCGCGTCCGACTCTATGATGAACGCGCCCTTGCGCGTGCCGACCAGTACTCGTACTTGGCT
It encodes the following:
- a CDS encoding exo-alpha-sialidase, with protein sequence MSQVRVLVGTRKGAFIIESDAKREKWNVSGPHFAGWEIYHLKGSPADPNRIYASQSSGWFGQIIQRSDDGGKTWHQPGTPAGEPTTTPEGMPKAESNKFVYDTSPETGKPLTTHQWYDGTPHPWEFKRVWHLEPSLKDADTVYAGVEDAALFRSTDGGKSWHELAGLRGHGTGPKWQPGAGGMCLHTILLDPRDPNRIFIAISAAGAFRTDDAGKTWKPINRGLHSLYIPDPTAEVGHCVHRIAMHRSRPNVLFMQKHWDVLRSDDGGESWREISGNLPTDFGFPIDVHAHEPETVYVVPIKSDAEHFPPDGKLRVYRSRTGGNEWEALTKGLPQRDCYVNVLRDAMAVDSLDKCGVYFGTTGGQVYISPDGGDNWRAIVRDLPAVVSVEVQTLP